TTTGTCGGAAGTAATACCGGCTCTATCCAGCATCGGTGTTTCAATAAATCCGGGGCATACTGAGTTGATGCGAATGCCCTGAGCGGAGTATTCAAGTGCAGCTGCTTTAGTGAGCCCGTTCAGGCCATGTTTGGCTGCCGTATATGCCGGAGCTTCTGCAAACCCAACTTTACCAAGTATGGATGAGACATTAACGATAGCTCCGCCCTGCTTCAAAATGGCAGGAATTTCGTATTTCATGCAGAGCCACTGCCCTCTCAGATTGATGTTAAGAACCCTGTCCCAATCTTCTTCAGTATATTCGGCTGTCACAGCCAATTTACCTTCAATTCCTGCATTGTTACAGGCGTAATCCAGCCTTCCGAACTTTTTCAGTGTCTTATCAATCATCTCCTTCACTTCCTTGCTTTTGGAGACATCAGTGACTGAGATTAGCGTCTTACCACCCTTCTCCTCAATCAGCTTGGCGGTCTCTTTCAGTCCCTCTTCATTAACATCACTGATAACAACCCTGGCACCTTCACGAGCAAATGCCAATGCTGTTGCCCGCCCGATTCCAGCCCCGGCTCCGGTTACCAATGCTACTTTGTTTTTCATGGTCATAAAGGTTATAAGTTAAACCGTTCCGATTTTTGTGAATCAATAGTGTAATGACAGGTTGATATTCCAAAAATGGAATAGAGCGGGCAAAATCCCGAGATTCCCGACACCAATGGGATGATTCCGATAAGCCCCCATAGGCTCTGGTATGCAATGCCGGCAGCAATTATAATGAGGGATGTGATAACGCGCAGCAACCTGTCTAACTTTCCTGTATTATATCTCATAGCAGATTATTATTTATTATTTCAATTAAAATAGAATCAACCCGTCACGGCTGATTCTATCGCTCGTATTAAGGATATGCCACTTCACCTAGTCAATACTTACTTTCTTAGGCTTTTTAACCTCTGCTTTAGGAATGTCAACAGTCAACACTCCATTTTTGAATGTTGCCTTAATCTTGTCTTCCACCACGTCAGCAGGCATAGTGAAAGCCCGTGAAAATTTACCCAGGTATCTCTCTTTTCGAATGAAGTCTTTATCTTCTTCCTTGGTTTCTCGGCTTCTCTCACCACTTATTGTCAATCTATTATCTGTGAAACTGACATCTACATCATCTTTTTTCAGACCGGGAAGGTCCATAGTCAGTATATATGCGTTTTCGGTTTCACTCATATCAGTATCCGGAGCCCACAGCTCCATGCCAAAGCCTCCGTTACCGCGCCGTATCCTGGAAAATGGAGATATGTCATCGAAGATGAGATCCATATCTCTTTTGATAGCTTCCAGCGGCGACATATCTGAATATTTGGTTAATGTTTTCATGATACTATACCGTGTTTTGCGAATTTTCTGAAAGGCATTATACCTCTCATCTGGTGTACAGCATCAATTAAATAAACTTGTCCGGAAAAGACATTCAGTGAGACTCTCAAGATGTGTGTAGGAGATAGGCAGAATAGGTTTTAGTGGATATCCCTACATGGAAAGATAAGCCTGATTAAAGGTGTGTATCCTTACTCATTGGGCTTAAAATCAGGCTTTAAAAATGAAATTTGGGGTATAAGGTGTAAGTTAACCTGTAACCTCACTCGACATCAATATTGACTTCGCTATTCCTGTTGTTCTCTCCTTCTACCCATTTCACGGCATGCATCATCAATTCGGTAGCATTGTCCAGGTTCAGTTTGGTCTTGATGCGGGCTCGGTACGACTCCACCGTTTTAACCGAAAGATGCAGCTTTTCAGCTATCTCGCGTGTAGTATTACCCTTGCCAGTAAATTCAAAGACTTCGAGTTCACGGTCACTCAATTGGTCGATAGGTGAATCGTTTATCTCCTTTTGACCTCTGGCCATGCCCATCAGTAATTTTTCGCTGACTTCTTCACTGACATAGATGCCACCCTTCAATACTTTCTTGACCGCTTTAAGCAGTTTTTCTCCTGCCTCCAGCTTCATCAGGTAGCCGTGAGCACCTGCCCGTATAACTCTTTCTGCGTAAAGAGACTCGTCATGACGTGAAACGACCAGCATTTTAAGCTCATGGTCAAGCGTTGAAAGATGTTTTACGAGTTCGAGACCGCTCATCCCGGGAAGGGATATATCAATAATAGCCAGGTCCGGAGATAAAGTATCGAACTCCTGCAAAAATGCCTCGGCATGGCTGAATTGCTTTAGCACCTCAATGCCGTGCTCCGCTTCCAGCGTCATCGCCAGCCCTTTTTGCATCATGGGATGATCATCGACAATAACTATTCGTTTTTTATATTCGTTACTCATAATAGGATATCCGATTTGTTGGTTTTGATCAGAATGTCTGATTCAGGTATGAGACATTCGATTTGTGTTTTGCCATCGCTGCTTTCCCCTATCTGAAGATCCCCGCCCGACATATGTGCCCGGTAACGCATAGTGTGTACGCCTAAACCGTCTTTTGAACCCTTTTCGGCTGCTTTTTCAAAACCTATACCGTCATCTTCCACAACCATTCTGATTTTGTCATCCAGGTTTTCCAGGCTTACATGTATGTTATCTGCTTTCCCGTGCTTCACGGCATTGCTTATCGCTTCCTGGGCGATACGATACAGATGTATGGCCGCAGTTTGATTGTCCACTTTAACATCCCCATTTCCTTCAAACTTGCATTTAATATCGAACAATTTTCTAGCCCTCCTACATAACTGTTCCAGAGAAACGGTTAGGCTGCCTGACTCAACTTCTACCGGGGTCAGGCTGTGAGATAACGTACGGGCATAATTATCCGCTTCCTTGATCATTTCTGTAATTTCTTTAAGCTCGGAAGAGCCGGGTATGCCATTGGCTTCCATTTTCTGGGCAAGGTTCTGACTCATCAGCCCGATACCGGTAAGCATCTGACCCAACCCATCATGCAGATCCTGTCCTATGCGTCGCTTCTCCTCTTCGCTGATTTGAATAATTTCACGTTCCAGTTCTCTTTTCTCAGTCAGGTCTTTAATCAGCCCGGTAAATATTTTGTGATTGTCCCAGTTAACTTCACTTACCGAAAGTTCCATAGGGAAGGTAGAGCCATCCTTTCTCCTTCCTCTTACCTCCCGATCCGTACCGATAATCTTTTTCTTACCGGTGCTCAGATAGTTTTTCAGATATTGATCATGACGATCCTTATGCGGAGATGGCATTAGCATCTTGATGTTCCGGCCGAGCAACTCTTCTTCTTTGTAGCCAAACATCTCTTCAGCCGATTTGTTGAAGCTTAGAATGATACCCCTGGGATTTATTGTAATCACGCCTTCTACCGTAGTTTCAAGTATGGCGTTTGCAAGAGCCTTGCTCTCCTGCAGGCGGGATTCAGCTTTTTTCTGTTTTGCAATATCACAGGCCGATCCTACAATGCCGATGGGATCCCCTTCTTGATTTTTCAACAGCCTTGTTTTTATATCCAACCAGACCCATGCTCCGTTTTTATGCCTGCCAAGCCACTGGCCGGTCATGGTACCTCCCTCATTTAGATTTTCTAAATCATCCACAAAATTATTCTTCCGCCTTTTGGGGTACAAGATAGAAGCTTTTTTCCCGATGATCTCGTCGCTCTTGTAACCGAACAAACGTTCTCCACCCTCGTTCCAATAAATAATAGTTCCCTCAAGGTCAGTGACAATGATGGCGTGATAGATATTATTCAATACATCTTCAGCAGAAAAGCTCTGCGAGTGTAGGATGCTAGAACCTGCTCTTTGTTTGTCTCCCATAATACGAGCAATTTAATTCGGCTAATAAAAGACAGAAATTAGGTTATTGGAATACTGCTGAAAATCATATGAACTTGCAAGTTTTTCCCTCTTTATGCACTAATATTATACTTTGTAAACTCATTTCTTTGAAATCATGATAACAAAAAAGGGAATGATCCCAAGTAGTATATTCCCCTACATTTCTATCGTCTTAAGGAGTACGGGCATGGCGCGATTTTGCCTCTGACATACTATCGTAATTCTTCTTTACCATAATCAAAACACCTAATTAAATCGATTATGGAAAAGATTACCTCAGTAAAAGAATTCCAAACAGAAGTTCTTAAAGACCTATACAATGCAGAGGTATTGACTGTTACGGAGTTACTTTATTTCAAGAATCTGGCAGAACGACCTGATCTCAAAGATTTGATCCAAGATTATCTTTACAGCTGCAGGTCGCATATAACAGCCTTGGAGGAGTTACTGGATGACGGGAACACCCCCTACTTCGAAGATCATTGCCGAACGATGAAATCACTCATCCGGGAATCCAAAAAACTGGTCGAACAGTGTGGCAATGAAACAGTCAGAGAACTTGCAATTATTACTGCTCTTCAAAGAATCAGTACCTGTAAGAAAACAGCGTATAAATCACTGTTGAATTCCGGCGCCAAAACTCCAGAAAAGAAATATCAAACAAGGATGAAAGAAATTATTCAACGGGAGTATGATATGGAAGTAGCCTTAGAGAATATGATAGCTGATAACATAAACTTTAAAATGCCCGCATCATGAAAAATGTAGAAATTTTTGATCTGTATGATCTATTAATGGAACAGCTCCGGGATCTGTATGACGGAGAACAGCAGCAGCTCGAGATTTTGCCAAAGCTCGATGAGCTTGCCGACTCTTTTGAACTGGAAGAGATTGTGGAGTATCACCGCAAGGAAACCATACGGCAAAAAGATAGGCTGGAAAAGATTTTCAGACTTTTGAAAGAAGAACCCGAAGGCGAATCCTGTGACGGTATCAAAGGATTGATCCGCGAGACTTTGAAGCTGGCAAGGCGCTGCAAAAATCCGGAAGTACGTGACGCATCTATTATTACTTCTCTGCAGCATATCAATCACTATGAAATGGCTGGATACGGTACGGCCATTGCTTATGCCAAACAGTTAAATCGTCATGACCTGGCTGAATTGCTGCTGGAGACACTACGCGAAGAAAAAGCCAGCGATATGGGGCTCAGTGAAATTGCTGAAAACCATATTAATCCCGATGCAAAATGGTCATTTATTGTAGAAAAAGCAGGAAAAGAGAAGGTTTAATGTCACTAAATGTCCGGCAGGCATCCCAATGTGCGGTACTAATACAAACTGTAATTAAAGCGGAGTACCTATGTCACTACAAATCAGTCATATCCTCTTACCGACCGACTTCTCGGAAATC
This is a stretch of genomic DNA from Halalkalibaculum roseum. It encodes these proteins:
- a CDS encoding Hsp20/alpha crystallin family protein → MKTLTKYSDMSPLEAIKRDMDLIFDDISPFSRIRRGNGGFGMELWAPDTDMSETENAYILTMDLPGLKKDDVDVSFTDNRLTISGERSRETKEEDKDFIRKERYLGKFSRAFTMPADVVEDKIKATFKNGVLTVDIPKAEVKKPKKVSID
- a CDS encoding PAS domain-containing sensor histidine kinase encodes the protein MGDKQRAGSSILHSQSFSAEDVLNNIYHAIIVTDLEGTIIYWNEGGERLFGYKSDEIIGKKASILYPKRRKNNFVDDLENLNEGGTMTGQWLGRHKNGAWVWLDIKTRLLKNQEGDPIGIVGSACDIAKQKKAESRLQESKALANAILETTVEGVITINPRGIILSFNKSAEEMFGYKEEELLGRNIKMLMPSPHKDRHDQYLKNYLSTGKKKIIGTDREVRGRRKDGSTFPMELSVSEVNWDNHKIFTGLIKDLTEKRELEREIIQISEEEKRRIGQDLHDGLGQMLTGIGLMSQNLAQKMEANGIPGSSELKEITEMIKEADNYARTLSHSLTPVEVESGSLTVSLEQLCRRARKLFDIKCKFEGNGDVKVDNQTAAIHLYRIAQEAISNAVKHGKADNIHVSLENLDDKIRMVVEDDGIGFEKAAEKGSKDGLGVHTMRYRAHMSGGDLQIGESSDGKTQIECLIPESDILIKTNKSDILL
- a CDS encoding ferritin-like domain-containing protein is translated as MKNVEIFDLYDLLMEQLRDLYDGEQQQLEILPKLDELADSFELEEIVEYHRKETIRQKDRLEKIFRLLKEEPEGESCDGIKGLIRETLKLARRCKNPEVRDASIITSLQHINHYEMAGYGTAIAYAKQLNRHDLAELLLETLREEKASDMGLSEIAENHINPDAKWSFIVEKAGKEKV
- a CDS encoding YgaP family membrane protein; its protein translation is MRYNTGKLDRLLRVITSLIIIAAGIAYQSLWGLIGIIPLVSGISGFCPLYSIFGISTCHYTIDSQKSERFNL
- a CDS encoding SDR family oxidoreductase, translated to MKNKVALVTGAGAGIGRATALAFAREGARVVISDVNEEGLKETAKLIEEKGGKTLISVTDVSKSKEVKEMIDKTLKKFGRLDYACNNAGIEGKLAVTAEYTEEDWDRVLNINLRGQWLCMKYEIPAILKQGGAIVNVSSILGKVGFAEAPAYTAAKHGLNGLTKAAALEYSAQGIRINSVCPGFIETPMLDRAGITSDKEAKENTISLHPIGRLGQADEVAEAIVWIASEKASFICGHTLLVDGGYIAK
- a CDS encoding DUF892 family protein; this encodes MEKITSVKEFQTEVLKDLYNAEVLTVTELLYFKNLAERPDLKDLIQDYLYSCRSHITALEELLDDGNTPYFEDHCRTMKSLIRESKKLVEQCGNETVRELAIITALQRISTCKKTAYKSLLNSGAKTPEKKYQTRMKEIIQREYDMEVALENMIADNINFKMPAS
- a CDS encoding response regulator transcription factor, whose amino-acid sequence is MSNEYKKRIVIVDDHPMMQKGLAMTLEAEHGIEVLKQFSHAEAFLQEFDTLSPDLAIIDISLPGMSGLELVKHLSTLDHELKMLVVSRHDESLYAERVIRAGAHGYLMKLEAGEKLLKAVKKVLKGGIYVSEEVSEKLLMGMARGQKEINDSPIDQLSDRELEVFEFTGKGNTTREIAEKLHLSVKTVESYRARIKTKLNLDNATELMMHAVKWVEGENNRNSEVNIDVE